One stretch of Oryzias latipes chromosome 7, ASM223467v1 DNA includes these proteins:
- the LOC101173225 gene encoding P2Y purinoceptor 1-like yields MVYYFSGRKWIFGDIFSKMTRFCFNVNLYCSIGFLTCISVYRYLAIVHPLRMMGRLTVTHSVLISVLVWLLVSVQSMPDIFFPKSVNGTEKCFHSTSHEKTEDYLTYSLVWTTTGFCIPLLITLGCYGHVTFVLCRRNTIEKTLRQKCVKFLFILILLFSVCYIPYHVFRNLSLFSRIQSKQNICVWWDKHVFTGHQISRGLVCLNSALNPLVYLQMSEHILTHIRQLPQQVCKIFHYMFVCSRNSVAVSQNEDI; encoded by the coding sequence ATGGTGTACTACTTCAGCGGAAGGAAATGGATTTTTGGGGACATTTTCTCCAAGATGACAAGATTCTGCTTCAACGTGAACTTGTACTGCAGCATCGGGTTCCTCACCTGTATTAGTGTGTACAGGTACCTGGCCATCGTCCATCCTCTGAGAATGATGGGAAGACTAACTGTGACTCATTCTGTGCTGATCTCAGTCCTTGTTTGGCTTTTGGTGAGTGTTCAAAGTATGCCAGACATCTTTTTTCCAAAATCAGTCAATGGCACAGAAAAGTGCTTCCACTCTACAAGCCATGAAAAGACTGAGGATTACCTAACATACAGCCTTGTGTGGACAACCACTGGATTTTGTATCCCATTACTCATCACTCTGGGCTGCTACGGACATGTGACTTTTGTTCTTTGTCGCAGGAACACTATAGAGAAGACACTGAGACAAAAGTGTGTGAAATTTCTTTTCATCTTGATTCTTCTTTTCTCCGTCTGTTATATTCCTTATCACGTCTTTAGGAACCTAAGTCTCTTTTCTAGAATTCAGAGCAAACAGAATATTTGTGTTTGGTGggataaacatgtttttacaggTCATCAGATCAGTCGGGGGCTTGTGTGTCTGAACAGTGCTCTCAATCCTCTGGTTTATCTTCAGATGAGTGAACATATTCTCACTCACATCCGACAGCTCCCACAACAAGTTTGTAAGATTTTCCATTATATGTTTGTGTGCAGCAGGAACAGCGTTGCTGTGTCacaaaatgaagacatttag
- the LOC101173467 gene encoding P2Y purinoceptor 1-like, which produces MNLTNCSYNKRNIENKLLPALYTVTFIMGFVGNAWGLKLLLQKWQKLGNINVFVLNLGLANVLYLFTVPFLMVYYFSGRKWIFGDVFCKMTRFCFNVNLYCSIGFLTCISVYRYLAIVHPLRMMGRLTVTHSVLISVLVWLLVSVQSMPDIFFPKRFKDKAQCFHSTSLEKTEDYLTYSLVWTTTGFCIPLLVTLGCYGHVTFVLCRRNTIEKTLRQKCVKFLFILILLFSVCYIPYHVFRNLSLFSRIQSKQNICVWWDKHVFTGHQISRGLVCLNSALNPLVYLQMSEHILTHIRQLPQQVCKIFHYMSVCSRNSVAVSQIEDI; this is translated from the coding sequence ATGAACCTAACCAATTGTTCttacaacaaaagaaacattgaaaacaagCTGCTGCCTGCTCTTTACACCGTCACATTCATCATGGGTTTTGTGGGTAATGCATGGGGGCTGAAGTTGTTGCTGCAGAAATGGCAGAAACTGggaaacataaatgtttttgtcctcAACCTCGGACTTGCCAACGTCTTGTACCTGTTCACCGTTCCTTTTTTGATGGTGTACTACTTCAGCGGAAGGAAATGGATTTTTGGGGACGTTTTCTGCAAGATGACAAGATTCTGCTTCAACGTGAACTTGTACTGCAGCATCGGGTTCCTCACCTGTATTAGTGTGTACAGGTACCTGGCCATCGTCCATCCTCTGAGAATGATGGGAAGACTAACTGTGACTCATTCTGTGCTGATCTCAGTCCTTGTTTGGCTTTTGGTGAGTGTTCAAAGTATGCCAGACATCTTTTTTCCAAAACGATTCAAAGACAAAGCACAGTGCTTTCACTCTACAAGCCTTGAAAAGACTGAGGATTACCTAACATACAGCCTTGTGTGGACAACCACTGGATTTTGTATCCCATTACTCGTCACTCTGGGCTGCTACGGACATGTGACTTTTGTTCTTTGTCGCAGGAACACTATAGAGAAGACACTGAGACAAAAGTGTGTgaaatttcttttcattttgattcttCTTTTCTCCGTCTGTTATATTCCTTATCACGTCTTTAGGAACCTAAGTCTCTTTTCTAGAATTCAGAGCAAACAGAATATCTGTGTTTGGTGggataaacatgtttttacaggTCATCAGATCAGTCGGGGGCTTGTGTGTCTGAACAGTGCTCTCAATCCTCTGGTTTATCTTCAGATGAGTGAACATATTCTCACTCACATCCGACAGCTCCCACAACAAGTTTGCAAGATTTTCCATTATATGTCTGTGTGCAGCAGGAACAGCGTTGCTGTGTCACAAATTGAAgacatttag